A genomic region of Fusarium falciforme chromosome 4, complete sequence contains the following coding sequences:
- a CDS encoding Dihydrolipoyl dehydrogenase: MLSSRLISRAVARPAFQKSTLPAVVSSSSLSRWSRGYASASEEKDLVIIGGGVAGYVAAIKAGQEGMKVTCIEKRGTLGGTCLNVGCIPSKSLLNNSHLYHQILHDTKNRGIEVGDVKLNLANFMKAKETSVSGLTKGIEFLFKKNGVEYIKGTGSFVNENEIKVDLNEGGETSVRGKNILIATGSEATPFPGLEIDEKRVITSTGAIALEEIPKTMTVIGGGIIGLEMASVWSRLGTKVTIVEFLGQIGGPGMDTEIAKAAQKLLKKQGMEFKLNTKVVSGDKSGELVKLEIDAAKGGKPETIESDVVLVAIGRRPYVGGLGLENIGLDTDERGRVIIDSEYRTKIPHIRCVGDVTFGPMLAHKAEEEAVAVVEYIKKGYGHVNYGAIPSVMYTHPEVAWVGQSEQDLKSQNIPYRVGTFPFAANSRAKTNLDTDGLVKMLADPETDRLLGVHIIGPNAGEMIAEGTLALEYGASTEDIARTCHAHPTLAEAFKEAAMNTHSQAIHF, translated from the exons ATGCTTTCCAGTCGCTTAATATCACGAGCCGTTGCTCGCCCTGCCTTCCAAAAGTCTAC CCTCCCCGCCGTcgtctcctcgtcctctctgTCGCGATGGAGCCGTGGATATGCCTCTGCATCTG AGGAGAAGgatctcgtcatcatcggtgGCGGCGTGGCCGGCTACGTCGCTGCTATCAAGGCTGGCCAGGAGGGCATGAAG GTGACATGCATTGAGAAGCGCGGCACCCTTGGCGGTACCTGCTTGAACGTCGGCTGTATCCCCTCAAAATCGCTCCTCAACAACTCGCACCTCTACCACCAGATCCTCCACGACACCAAGAACCGCGGTATCGAGGTCGGCGATGTCAAGCTCAACCTGGCCAACTTcatgaaggccaaggagactTCCGTCTCCGGCCTGACCAAGGGTATCGAGTTCCTCTTCAAGAAGAACGGCGTCGAGTACATCAAGGGCACCGGCTCTTTCGTCAACGAGAACGAGATCAAGGTCGACCTCAACGAGGGCGGCGAGACCAGTGTTCGCGGCAAGAACATCCTCATCGCCACCGGTTCCGAGGCCACCCCCTTCCCCGGTCTTGAGATTGACGAGAAGCGCGTCATCACCAGCACCGGTGCCATCGCCCTGGAGGAGATCCCCAAGACCATGACCGTCATTGGTGGTGGTATCATTGGTCTTGAGATGGCCTCCGTCTGGTCGCGACTTGGCACCAAGGTCACCATTGTCGAGTTCCTCGGCCAGATCGGTGGCCCCGGCATGGACACTGAGATCGCCAAGGCTGCCCAGAAGCTTCTCAAGAAGCAGGGTATGGAGttcaagctcaacaccaaggtcgTCAGCGGTGACAAGTCTGGTGAGCTGGTGAAGCTCGAGATCGATGCCGCCAAGGGTGGCAAGCCCGAGACC ATTGAGTCTgatgtcgtcctcgtcgccatcgGCCGACGACCTTACGTTggtggcctcggcctcgagaaCATTGGCCTCGACACCGATGAGCGCGGCCGTGTTATCATCGACTCCGAGTACCGAACCAAGATCCCCCACATCCGATGTGTCGGTGATGTCACCTTCGGCCCCATGCTTGCccacaaggccgaggaggaggctgttgCTGTCGTCGAGTACATCAAGAAGGGTTACGGCCACGTTAACTACGGCGCCATCCCCTCGGTCATGTACACCCACCCCGAGGTCGCCTGGGTTGGCCAAAGCGAGCAGGACCTTAAGAGCCAGAACATCCCCTACCGAGTCGGCACCTTCCCCTTCGCTGCCAACTCCCGAGCCAAGACTAACCTCGACACTGACGGCCTGGTCAAGATGCTTGCCGACCCTGAGACTGACCGTCTCCTCGGTGTTCACATCATCGGCCCTAACGCCGGTGAGATGATTGCTGAGGGTACCCTGGCTCTGGAGTACGGCGCGTCCACTGAAGACATTGCCCGAACCTGCCACGCTCACCCCACGCTCGCCGAGGCTTTCAAGGAGGCCGCCATGAACACTCACTCCCAGGCTATCCACTTCTAA
- a CDS encoding MI domain-containing protein, which produces MERLSKSARERLAQDDAEIKMYERKLGIKGRKSSRKDDDGLGELLGEDMDMDQSDEDSKRKRDEYETWLASKRRKSTHQASADDDLDLMDEDDEDDEDEEDDEGDEDDEDEDGADFENDSFGGFSDDEDDEEDDEEENDEDNETPAQPRQRENPYIAPTTGVTVAKYVPPSLRRATGSEEENKNRLRKLVQGLINRLTDDNILSIVQSVEDLYQKNARGDVTDIITDVVMAQICNPQSLTDQFLVTTGGFLAAVYRIIGSSFGGHLIRRMVVDFNAHYEQASKDVSPESPIQKEPSNILSLLAQLYFFEVVSCKIMFDYMERLLGDLTEINVELLLRICRMAGQLLRRDDPQALKHVSTALNQSISKSGYDNVSVRTKIMADTITDLNKHKKKARGLDSSVVSERVQRVKKRLGELKSQSRRLDGLAPMGMGLVDIEGADTRGEWWLVGASVPETLLDKSRKGSAAAAVDADYESSDSEDMDIVLPDFPKKAREQGLRGNAQIAIFTALMTASNYEHGYKQFVNLRLKKNDQLEIAKVLVQCVGSEMEYNPYYALVGRQACSSNSRIRFAIQDRLWKIFRSLGESLFGEGAEEDETADGERMKDERRLGNIANFYASLVDDGVLSIAILKPVELPEANRWTSVFVQLFIIALLKTCRSRGNSAKEDAKVEKIFGGARELPGLAAGIHWMLRKKVRKTKLASAKALKKLEGVREKAQAIVQAVTVEG; this is translated from the exons ATGGAGCGCCTTTCAAAGTCCGCCCGTGAGCGGCTCGCCCAAGATGACGCAGAGATCAAGATGTATGAGCGAAAACTGGGCATCAAGGGGCGCAAATCCTCTCGCAAGGATGACGACGGTCTTGGGGAATTGCTGGGCGAagacatggacatggaccAGAGTGACGAAGACTCAAAACGAAAGAGGGATGAGTACGAGACGTGGCTAGCCTCAAAGAGAAGGAAGTCAACACATCAGG CCTCGGCGGATGACGATCTCGACCtgatggatgaggacgacgaggacgacgaagatgaagaagatgacgagggcgacgaagacgatgaggacgaagatggcGCAGATTTCGAAAACGATTCCTTCGGGGGCTTTagtgacgatgaagacgacgaggaggacgacgaggaggaaaacGATGAAGACAATGAGACCCCAGCTCAACCACGCCAACGCGAAAACCCTTACATCGCACCCACGACTGGAGTCACGGTTGCAAAATACGTCCCCCCTTCGCTTCGCAGGGCTACAGGCTCCGAAGAAGAGAACAAAAACCGACTACGAAAACTGGTTCAAGGTTTGATCAACCGACTGACAGACGACAACATCCTCTCTATTGTGCAGTCTGTCGAGGATCTATACCAAAAGAATGCCCGCGGTGACGTGACCGACATCATCACCGACGTTGTCATGGCGCAAATCTGTAATCCACAGAGCTTGACAGACCAGTTCTTGGTCACCACAGGTGGATTTTTGGCCGCTGTTTATCGGATCATTGGATCGAGTTTTGGTGGACATCTAATACGTCGGATGGTGGTTGACTTTAACGCCCATTATGAACAGGCCAGCAAGGACGTTAGCCCCGAGTCACCGATCCAGAAGGAACCTTCGAATATCCTATCCCTCCTCGCTCAGCTGTACTTTTTTGAGGTGGTCAGCTGCAAAATAATGTTCGATTACATGGAGAGGCTTTTGGGCGACCTCACAGAAATCAACGTCGAGTTGCTTCTGCGCATTTGTCGTATGGCGGGCCAACTTCTGAGGCGAGACGATCCGCAAGCGCTTAAGCACGTCTCTACCGCCCTCAACCAGTCTATTTCCAAGTCGGGCTACGACAACGTGTCGGTTCGCACAAAGATCATGGCCGACACTATCACCGATCTGAACAAACACAAAAAGAAGGCACGAGGCTTGGACTCCTCTGTCGTGTCGGAACGCGTGCAGCGTGTAAAGAAACGGTTGGGTGAGCTCAAGTCTCAATCGCGAAGGCTTGATGGTCTTGCGCCCATGGGTATGGGCCTCGTGGATATCGAGGGTGCAGATACAAGGGGCGAATGGTGGCTGGTTGGAGCCAGCGTTCCTGAAACCCTCCTCGATAAGAGTCGGAAGGGATCTGCTGCGGCGGCGGTAGATGCCGACTATGAATCGAGTGATTCTGAGGACATGGATATTGTCCTTCCAGACTTTCCTAAAAAGGCTCGGGAACAGGGTCTCAGGGGCAACGCGCAAATTGCCATCTTCACAGCTCTTATGACGGCATCAAACTATGAGCATGGCTACAAGCAGTTCGTCAACCTCCGACTTAAGAAGAACGATCAATTAGAGATTGCAAAGGTGCTGGTACAATGCGTGGGCAGCGAGATGGAGTACAACCCTTACTATGCACTTGTGGGAAGGCAAGCATGTTCAAGCAACAGCCGAATTAGATTCGCGATCCAGGACCGTCTTTGGAAGATATTCAGAAGCCTCGGCGAATCTCTTTTCGGAGAGGGCgcagaagaagacgagacGGCGGATGGCGAGCGGATGAAGGACGAGAGACGCCTTGGCAACATTGCGAATTTCTACGCGTCCctcgttgatgatggagtGTTGAGCATTGCTATCCTCAAACCCGTGGAGCTGCCTGAGGCGAACCGCTGGACCTCAGTGTTTGTGCAGTTATTCATCATTGCGCTCCTCAAGACATGTCGAAGTCGAGGCAACAGCGCCAAGGAGGATGCCAAGGTGGAGAAGATCTTTGGCGGTGCCCGAGAGCTGCCGGGCTTAGCAGCCGGAATCCATTGGATGCTACGGAAGAAGGTCCGGAAGACAAAGTTGGCCAGTGCCAAGgcgttgaagaagctggagggCGTTCGGGAGAAGGCACAGGCTATTGTGCAAGCTGTAACAGTAGAGGGATGA
- a CDS encoding Signal recognition particle subunit SRP14, with the protein MAEPRISHDEFFAKLAELFDHRKGSDHGAVVLSQKRLTYGQDIPAPSEEEPSPDLHPGKPLPLIIRATNAKGKKERAKKIKLTTVVNPEDLEAFYVRYADVCKAGMTALKPRDRSKKKAKAKKKKAAA; encoded by the exons ATGGCCGAACCTCGTATTAGCCATGATGAG TTCTTCGCCAAGTTGGCTGAGCTTTTTGACCACCGCAAGGGCAGTGATCATGGCGCCGTCGTCCTGAGCCAGAAACGCC TGACCTACGGTCAGGACATCCCCGCTCcctcggaggaggagcccTCACCAGACCTGCACCCCGGCaagcctctccctctcatCATCCGGGCAACCAACGccaaggggaagaaggagcgcgccaagaagatcaagctcACGACTGTCGTGAATCCCGAGGACCTGGAGGCATTTTACGTGCGGTACGCGGACGTATGCAAGGCGGGCATGACAGCCTTGAAGCCCAGGGACcggagcaagaagaaggcaaaggcaaagaagaagaaggctgcgGCTTAA
- a CDS encoding CHRD domain-containing protein produces the protein MKFSLLTVALATLAAASPMPENEQHEKRILGLFKPKPAVPFTFTSTWEVKATPGEVVDSENKFTGGLANSWGLFKFGINSQEDIICYNITLYGFRGEYQSPANTATHIHEAARGKSGPPRIAFPNPVGDGSCRTSIGCLQGPFRTGVIQNGKDTGEGFTLKQIEKNPAMFFADTHSSLAVPGAFRGQLNTGRRS, from the exons ATGAAGTTCTCCCTCCTCACCGTCGCCCTCGCCACTCTGGCAGCCGCCTCGCCCATGCCAGAGAATGAGCAACACGAGAAGCGAATCCTGGGCCTCTTCAAGCCTAAGCCCGCTGTCCCATTCACATTCACCTCGACCtgggaggtcaaggccaCGCCCGGAGAGGTCGTCGACAGCGAGAACAAGTTCACCGGTGGTCTGGCCAACAGCTGGGGTCTCTTCAAGTTCGGTATCAACTCGCAGGAGGACATCATCTGCTACAACATTACCCTCTATGGATTCCGCGGAGAGTATCAGTCTCCTGCCAACACGGCCACTCACATCCACGAGGCCGCCAGGGGCAAGTCAGGCCCTCCTCG CATTGCCTTCCCCAACCCCGTCGGCGATGGCAGCTGCCGCACCTCTATCGGCTGCCTCCAGGGCCCGTTCCGTACAGGAGTCATCCAGAACGGCAAGGACACTGGCGAGGGATTCACGCTCAAGCAGATTGAGAAGAATCCTGCCATGTTCTTTGCCGACACGCACTCCAGCCTTGCTGTTCCTGGAGCTTTCCGAGGACAACTCAACACTGGCCGCCGCTCCTAG
- a CDS encoding Ubiquinone biosynthesis protein, producing the protein MSASARIVPRASVLRASRLPHRLAQRPFHSYDHPPPPGTFGDAEKAILSAAYKHIPEHGFSQKTLGLGARDAGYLDISASVIPDGAFGLIRYHLATQREALAARSKELFPENDQSGIATKVEALTWERLMGNKEVLDRWQEALAIMAQPSYVPASLKELAKLSDEIWFLSGDKAVDPSWYSKRASLSMIYSTSELFMTNDRSPDFIETRQFLQRRLGEVKSLGSLVGSFGQWAGFTFNAGVNVLRSKGVRI; encoded by the exons ATGTCGGCGTCCGCTCGAATCGTCCCCAGGGCCTCAGTCCTGCGCGCCTCGAGACTGCCTCATCGCCTCGCCCAGCGACCCTTCCACTCATACGACCACCCGCCGCCTCCCGGTACTTTTGGCGATGCCGAGAAGGCCATTCTCTCTGCTGCGTACAAGCACATTCCCGAGCATGGCTTCTCCCAAAAGACCCTTGGACTCGGCGCTCGAGACGCGGGTTATCTCGACATCAGTGCCAGTGTCATCCCCGACGGTGCCTTTGGCCTGATCCGATATCACCTTGCTACACAGCGCGAGGCGCTGGCAGCCCGCAGCAAGGAGCTTTTTCCCGAGAACGACCAGTCTGGAATTGCGACGAAGGTGGAAGCTTTGACATGGGAGCGACTCATGGGTAACAAGGAGGTCTTGGATCGTTGGCAAGAG GCCCtggccatcatggctcaGCCAAGCTACGTCCCCGCCTCCCTCAAGGAGCTTGCCAAGCTCTCGGACGAGATCTGGTTCCTGTCTGGCGACAAGGCCGTCGACCCCTCATGGTACTCGAAGCGCGCGAGCCTCTCCATGATTTACAGCACGAGCGAGTTATTCATGACCAACGACCGATCCCCCGACTTCATTGAGACGAGACAATTCCTCCAGCGAAGGCTAGGCGAGGTCAAGTCACTCGGCAGCCTCGTCGGGTCCTTTGGCCAGTGGGCTGGGTTCACATTCAACGCGGGCGTCAACGTGCTAAGGAGCAAGGGAGTCCGCATCTAG